In bacterium, a single window of DNA contains:
- a CDS encoding PIG-L family deacetylase: protein MKNKKTIMAFGAHHDDIELDYGGTLVNYIKKGWNVIYTIATTTPYYMHSEQDIREGRYPSNKEIIDIRKREAEEGAKILGISDISFFDFKSLYWYEDKSINLTHFDGIKNTCEDLARIEKEIPGREYIVSALFSKDATDFLSDFILSKKVDIILTHSADDEHWEHYAVAGLAASVCRQLVAKGKDIKLFNGPPSLGGSINRSFAPTRFVDITDSIDIKCKAVSAFKSQYPDRDTSEFVEHILKLGKIYGQLSGFEYAEAFMDGLITYKKEFSPPMTYDASKALIGFD, encoded by the coding sequence ATGAAAAACAAGAAAACAATAATGGCTTTTGGAGCACACCACGACGATATTGAATTAGACTATGGTGGCACCCTTGTAAATTATATAAAAAAAGGATGGAATGTTATTTACACAATAGCAACCACTACCCCCTATTATATGCATTCTGAGCAAGATATTAGGGAAGGCAGGTACCCTTCTAATAAAGAGATTATTGATATAAGAAAGAGAGAAGCAGAGGAGGGCGCTAAAATTCTCGGTATTTCGGATATATCTTTCTTTGACTTTAAGAGCCTTTACTGGTACGAAGATAAATCTATCAACTTAACACACTTTGACGGTATTAAAAACACCTGTGAAGACCTTGCCCGAATTGAAAAAGAGATACCCGGTAGAGAATATATTGTTAGCGCTCTTTTTTCAAAAGATGCAACAGATTTTCTTTCAGATTTTATACTGAGCAAAAAGGTTGACATAATTTTAACCCACAGCGCAGACGATGAACACTGGGAACATTATGCTGTTGCAGGGTTAGCTGCTTCTGTCTGCAGACAACTTGTCGCAAAAGGAAAAGATATAAAACTATTTAATGGACCCCCAAGTTTAGGTGGCTCAATAAACCGTTCTTTCGCACCCACAAGATTTGTTGACATAACAGATTCTATAGATATCAAATGTAAGGCAGTTTCTGCGTTTAAGAGTCAGTATCCAGATAGAGATACTTCGGAATTTGTTGAACATATACTAAAACTTGGAAAAATTTATGGACAACTTTCTGGCTTTGAATATGCAGAGGCTTTTATGGATGGTTTAATTACATATAAAAAAGAGTTTAGTCCACCAATGACTTATG